In the genome of Ammospiza nelsoni isolate bAmmNel1 chromosome 7, bAmmNel1.pri, whole genome shotgun sequence, one region contains:
- the SLC19A1 gene encoding reduced folate transporter translates to MAPRIMLLSCCRAMPKNDGAKKPVPEKVPDQRWKLQVCYLCFYGFMTQIRPGESFITPYLLGTDKNFTKAEVTNAITPVLSYSYMAVLVPIFLLTDYLRYKPVLVLQSLSHISIWLLLVLGTSVLAMQLMEFFYGITMAARIAYSSYIFSLVAPSRYQRMASYSRSAVLLGVFTSSVLGQLCVTLGGVRFLTLNYVSLGFVSFGLILTLFLERPRRSLFFNRPGGAGDAAVPTELDRMAGGDGGRGTRGWRDMVLCRMLQELGALARQPQLRLWSLWWVFNSAGYYLMLYYAHILWNEISPPTDNRRVYNGGVDAASTLLGAVASFAAGYVKIRWKLWSELVIGVVTAFQAGLLLLMNSTTNIWLCYAAYILFRGSHQFLVPIAIFQIATSLSKELCALVFGVNTFFATVLKTIITIIVADKRGLGLSVHPQFYVYFGYFTLLAVVYLLAAIRVGVQHSHRRQPVELALAKELCQLPVKIPAQEKSPEAGTVRA, encoded by the exons ATGGCTCCCAGGATaatgctgctgtcctgctgcagagccatgcCCAAGAATGATGGCGCCAAAAAGCCGGTGCCGGAGAAGGTGCCGGACCAGCGCTGGAAGCTACAAGTCTGCTACCTCTGCTTCTATGGCTTCATGACACAGATCCGGCCCGGGGAGAGCTTCATCACCCCCTATCTGCTGGGGACCGACAAGAACTTCACAAAGGCAGAG GTGACCAATGCGATCACACCGGTGCTGTCCTACTCCTACATGGCCGTGCTGGTGCCCATCTTCCTGCTGACAGACTACCTGCGCTACAAGCCcgtgctggtgctgcagagcctgagccacaTCTCcatctggctgctgctggtgctgggcactTCTGTCCTGGCCATGCAGCTGATGGAGTTCTTCTACGGCATCACCATGGCTGCCCGCATTGCCTACTCTTCCTACATCTTCTCCCTGGTCGCCCCGTCCCGCTACCAGCGAATGGCCAGTTATTCCCGCTCCGCTGTGCTCCTAGGGGTTTTCACCAGCTCCGTGTTGGGCCAGCTCTGCGTCACCTTGGGTGGTGTCCGCTTCCTCACCCTTAACTACGTCTCCTTGGGCTTCGTCAGCTTCGGCCTCATCCTCACCCTCTTCCTCGAGCGGCCCCGGCGCAGCCTCTTCTTCAATCGTCCCGGGGGGGCTGGTGACGCTGCTGTGCCCACTGAGCTGGACAGGATGGCCGGGGGAGACGGCGggagggggacacggggctggcGGGACATGGTGCTCTGCCGGATGCTGCAGGAGTTGGGAGCACTggccaggcagccccagctccgcCTCTGGTCCCTGTGGTGGGTCTTCAACTCGGCTGGGTACTACCTGATGCTGTACTATGCTCACATCCTCTGGAACGAGATCTCTCCCCCCACGGACAACCGCCGGGTGTACAATGGAGGCGTGGATGCTGCCTCCACTCTGCTGG GAGCTGTCGCCTCCTTCGCTGCTGGCTACGTGAAGATCCGCTGGAAGCTGTGGTCAGAGCTGGTGATTGGAGTGGTTACGGCATTCCAGGCGGGATTGCTCCTGCTTATGAACTCCACCACCAATATCTGGCTGTGCTATGCTGCCTACATCCTCTTCCGTGGCTCCCACCAGTTCCTGGTGCCCATTGCCAT TTTCCAGATTGCTACCTCCCTCTCCaaagagctctgtgctctggtCTTCGGGGTCAACACCTTCTTTGCCACAGTGCTGAAGaccatcatcaccatcatcgTGGCTGACAAGAGGGGCTTGGGCTTATCCGTGCATCCCCAG TTTTATGTGTATTTTGGCTACTTCACCCTGCTGGCCGTGGTCTACCTGCTGGCGGCCATCAGAGTGGGTGTCCAGCACAGCCACCGCAGGCAGCCAGTGGAGCTGGCCCTGGccaaggagctgtgccagctcccagtGAAAATTCCAGCACAGGAGAAAAGCCCGGAGGCGGGCACTGTACGAGCCTGA
- the COL18A1 gene encoding collagen alpha-1(XVIII) chain, producing MRTGCPPPRLLLGLFVLLVPAASPEPESLSAEISLLELIGDPPTEEIHRIYGPDNNPGYVFGPNANTGQVARYHLPSPFYRDFSLLFHIQPTTPRAGVLFAVTDSSQSIIYVGVKLSELRAGQQQIIFYYTEPGSPSSYPAATFTVPTLLNQWTRFAISVEEEEVVLYLDCEEHERVHFERSPDEMELEEGSGLFVAQAGGADPDKYQGVIADLKLRGDPRAAERQCEEEEDDTEVSGDFGSGMEGGQQPSGKIEAVPGLLDAVPVTSPPVAGGSGPRSAGGAPQQAETTRAEETLRVSTGGAGWKGEKGEKGERGLKGDSGTSGIVGPGSVKGQKGEKGDLGVKGSAGFGYPGSKGQKGEPGDPGLPGTVSRHADGSVLEQVTGPPGAPGKDGAPGRDGEPGDPGEDGKPGEMGPPGFPGMPGEPGLKGDKGDPVVGPRGPPGPPGPPGPPGPSSKNDKLTFIDMEGSGFAGDLESLRGPRGPPGPPGPPGVPGLPGEPGRFGTNRTELLGPPGLPGRDGTPGPPGPAGPQGPPGRDGEDGQPGPKGERGDVGDLGLPGLPGPKGNKGETGPAGPPGEMGLAGLPGPVGPRGQPGPPGPPGPPGLGYEAGFGDMEGSGLSFTPGPPGPEGPQGVPGLPGLKGEVGSPGQPGLPGPKGDAGMPGLDGRPGLEGFPGPQGPKGDKGSTGEKGERGQDGVGLPGPPGPPGPPGQVIGVSGEDKSLVAFPGPEGRPGRAGFPGPVGPKGDQGSPGPQGAPGLKGEKGEPGVIISPDGTVVTAKVKGEKGEPGLQGPMGPLGPPGRAGTKGEIGFPGRPGRPGMNGLKGEKGDPTDVRGLRGPPGPPGPPGPPGPPGSIVYNNGNTFSDPSHPAFPGFHQFSGQKGEKGDTGPPGPPGQFPYDVSHFGTSLRGDKGDAGPKGEKGEPGSIPLYSSGVSGLPGPPGPQGYPGLPGPKGDSIVGPPGPPGPQGPPGIGYEGRQGPPGPPGPPGPPSFPGPHRQAVSIPGPPGPPGPPGPPGTSGISLGLQAMPTYQAMLSGAHELPEGGLVFLTDRQELYVRLRGGFRRVLLEEHNLIPSSALDNEVYDKPPTLHYAGPQPRGPLHPLRNHVPSATARPWRGDEVVANQHRLPEQPLLHHQHELINGYYIHRRPEPAPVAAHVHQDFQPALHLVALNTPLSGGMRGIRGADFQCFQQARQVGLAGTFRAFLSSRLQDLYSIVRRADRAAIPIVNLRDEVLFNNWEALFTGSGAPLRTGARILSFDGRDVLRDAGWPQKSVWHGSDAKGRRLPESYCETWRTEERAVTGQASSLASGKLLEQAANSCQQAFIVLCIENSFMTATKK from the exons AGAGCCTGAGTGCTGAGATCAGCCTGCTGGAGCTGATTGGGGACCCGCCGACGGAGGAGATCCACAGAATTTATGGCCCTGACAACAACCCTGGCTACGTCTTTGGTCCCAATGCCAACACGGGCCAGGTGGCTCGGTACCACCTGCCGAGCCCTTTCTACCGAGACTTCTCGCTGCTGTTCCACATCCAGCCCACCACGCCCCGGGCCGGCGTGCTCTTCGCCGTCACGGACTCCTCGCAGAGCATCATCTATGTGGGTGTCAAGCTCTCGGAGCTGCGCGCGGGCCAGCAGCAGATCATCTTCTACTACACGGAGCCAGGCTCGCCCAGCTCCTACCCGGCCGCCACCTTCACCGTGCCCACCCTGCTCAACCAGTGGACGCGCTTCGCCATCAgcgtggaggaggaggaggttgtCCTCTACCTGGACTGTGAGGAGCATGAGCGTGTCCACTTTGAGCGCTCCCCAGATGAGATGGAGTTGGAAGAGGGCTCCGGGCTCTTTGTTGCTCAGGCTGGAGGTGCTGACCCAGATAAATACCAG GGGGTCATTGCAGATCTGAAGCTCCGGGGGGACCCTCGGGCGGCCGAGCGCCAGtgcgaggaagaggaggatgacACAGAA GTGTCTGGGGATTTTGGCAGCGGGATGGAAGGCGGACAGCAGCCCTCAGGCAAGATCGAG gctgtcccagggctgctggatgCTGTCCCCGTGACCTCCCCGCCTGTGGCGGGGGGCAGTGGCCCCAGGAGTGCCGGGGGGGCCCCGCAGCAAGCCGAGACAACCAGAGCAGAGGAGACACTGCGGGTCTCCACGGGAG GTGCCGGTTGGAAAGGCgaaaagggagagaaggggGAACGTGGCTTGAAAGGGGACTCAGGGACCAGTGGCATTGTAGGGCCAGGCAGTGTCAAGGGTCAAAAG GGGGAGAAAGGAGACCTGGGTGTCAAG GGCAGTGCTGGATTTGGCTACCCTGGCTCTAAAGGCCAAAAAGGAGAACCAGGTGACCCTGGACTCCCCGGGACCGTCTCTCGGCATGCCGATGGctcagtgctggagcaggtcaCTGGCCCTCCGGGGGCACCGGGGAAGGACggagcccctggcagggatggCGAGCCT GGAGATCCTGGCGAGGACGGCAAACCC GGTGAAATGGGGCCCCCGGGGTTCCCTGGCATGCCGGGGGAGCCGGGCCTGAAGGGGGACAAG GGTGACCCAGTCGTGGGGCCGAGGGGACCCCCTGGACCACCTGGCCCTCCAGGACCACCGGGACCCTCCTCCAAGAATGACAAGCTG ACCTTCATCGACATGGAGGGCTCTGGCTTCGCTGGTGACCTGGAGAGCCTGCGG GGTCCACGAGGGCCACCTGGTCCCCCAGGGCCGCCTGGCGTGCCTGGTTTGCCCGGGGAGCCAGGACGGTTTGGGACGAACCGCACGGAGCTGCTGGGaccgccggggctgccgggcAGGGACGGGACCCCCGGGCCTCCGGGGCCAGCG GGTCCTCAGGGTCCTCCAGGAAGAGATGGGGAGGATGGGCAGCCGGGGCCCAAAGGAGAGCGG gGCGATGTGGGTGACCTTGGCCTCCCTGGCCTACCAGGACCCAAG GGCAACAAAGGAGAAACGGGACCAGCAGGGCCCCCAGGAGAAATGGGCTTAGCCGGCCTTCCCGGGCCCGTGGGACCCCGAGGGCAGCCAGGGCCCCCCGGCCCCCCGGGACCACCGGGGCTGGGCTACGAGGCTGGATTT GGTGACATGGAGGGCTCGGGGCTGTCATTCACCCCTGGACCACCTGGGCCTGAAGGACCTCAG GGCGTGCCAGGACTGCCGGGGCTGAAG GGAGAGGTCGGCAGCCCCGGACAGCCTGGCTTGCCGGGACCAAAG GGAGATGCTGGCATGCCTGGCTTGGATGGCCGCCCTGGCCTGGAGGGCTTCCCTGGACCACAG GGACCCAAAGGTGACAAAGGCAGTACCGGTGAGAAG GGAGAGCGAGGCCAAGATGGAGTGGGGCTGCCTGGCCCCCCTGGCCCACCTGGTCCCCCCGGACAGGTCATCGGTGTCTCCGGTGAAGAT AAGTCCTTGGTGGCTTTTCCTGGTCCAGAG ggcagacCAGGCCGCGCTGGCTTCCCG GGCCCGGTGGGACCGAAAGGAGACCAGGGGTCACCTGGTCCCCAGGGTGCCCCAGGGTTGAAG GGGGAGAAGGGGGAGCCCGGCGTCATCATCAGCCCTGACGGGACCGTGGTCACTGCCAAGGTGAAAGGAGAAAAG ggggagccagggctgcagggcccaATGGGACCATTG GGTCCCCCAGGACGAGCAGGGACCAAGGGAGAGATTGGCTTTCCGGGCAGACCC GGACGTCCTGGCATGAACGGGCTGAAGGGCGAGAAGGGCGACCCCACAGACGTGCGGGGCTTGCGG GGTCCCCCAGgccccccaggaccccctggGCCCCCTGGGCCACCTGGCAGCATAGTCTACAACAATGGCAAT ACTTTCAGTGACCCCAGCCACCCAGCGTTCCCTG gtTTCCACCAGTTCTCAGGacaaaagggagagaaaggtgACACTGGACCCCCAGGACCGCCAG GCCAGTTCCCCTACGACGTGAGTCACTTTGGTACCAGCCTGCGG GGTGACAAGGGGGATGCAGGTCCCAAGGGTGAGAAGGGAGAGCCAGGCAGCATCCCACTCTACAGTTCTGGAGTCTCTGGACTTCCAGGGCCTCCAGGGCCCCAGGGATACCCTGGGCTGCCA GGTCCCAAGGGGGACAGTATTGTTGGGCCACCGGGGCCTCCAGGACCTCAGGGTCCCCCTGGTATCGGATACGAGGGGCGGCAGGGCCCCCCTGGCCCTCCTGGTCCACCCGGGCCACCCTCCTTCCCAGGTCCCCACAGACAAG ctgtcagcatCCCTGGACCCCCGGGACCACCAGGACCCCCTGGACCACCAGGCACTAGCGGGATATCCCTGGGG ctccaGGCCATGCCCACATACCAGGCAATGCTGAGTGGAGCGCACGAGCTGCCCGAGGGCGGCCTTGTCTTCCTGACGGACCGGCAGGAGCTGTACGTGCGCCTCCGCGGGGGCTTCCGCAGGGTGCTG ctggaggagcacaACCTGATCCCCAGTTCGGCTCTG GACAACGAGGTGTACGACAAGCCACCCACCCTCCACTACGCCGGCCCCCAGCCCCGCGGGCCCCTGCACCCACTCCGCAACCATGTCCCCTCGGCCACTGCCCGTCCCTGGCGTGGGGACGAGGTGGTGGCCAACCAGCACCGCctgcctgagcagcccctgctccaccaCCAGCACGAGCTCATCAACGGGTACTACATCCACCGACGGCCGGAGCCCGCTCCTGTGGCCGCCCACGTGCACCAGGACTTCCAGCCTGCC CTTCACCTGGTGGCCCTGAACACCCCACTGAGCGGCGGCATGCGTGGCATCCGGGGCGCCGATTTCCAGTGCTTCCAGCAAGCCCGACAGGTTGGGCTGGCCGGCACCTTCCGCGCCTTCCTGTCCTCGCGCCTGCAGGATCTCTACAGCATCGTGCGCAGGGCCGACCGCGCCGCCATCCCCATCGTCAACCTCCGG GATGAAGTGCTCTTCAATAACTGGGAAGCCCTTTTCACGGGCAGCGGGGCCCCACTGAGAACCGGCGCCCGCATCCTCTCCTTTGATGGCCGGGATGTCCTGCGGGATGCGGGATG GCCGCAGAAGAGTGTGTGGCACGGCTCAGATGCCAAGGGTCGGCGCCTGCCCGAGAGCTACTGCGAGACATGGCGGACAGAGGAGCGCGCAGTCACCGGCCAGgcttcctccttggcctctgGAAaactgctggagcaggcagccAACAGCTGCCAGCAAGCCTTCATTGTCCTCTGCATCGAGAACAGCTTCATGACCGCCACCAAAAAGTGA